Below is a genomic region from Rhododendron vialii isolate Sample 1 chromosome 5a, ASM3025357v1.
TGTTTGTAAAGTATGATTGTCGACGTACATCTGAGTAATGTCCTCTTCATAGTTTATAGTACCAGTCATCTAAGATCCTTCCTTGTTCTGGTTATCAGTTCTGGACTTCTTCCATAATATTGGGCTGATTTAAACAGTCTGCGAGTGTTTCAAATTCCAGTAGTAGCATTACATATATCAATTGAAGGTCACTAGCACAACAAATGTTACAGTATAGTGCATACTATGATATCTTTTATTGGTTAAGGGATGAAAATGATCTAATCATACTACTACAATAAAAAAAGACAGAGAAATGGCTTCACAAATAGTTGGATGTTGCTGGTTACCTTTTGATATGATGATTGATGATTGGACTACTTTAATTGCCCGCCCTTAAAACACAAAAAGGGGAAAAGATAGGAAACGGAAGGATGATGTTAGAAATGTTGTAGGTGCCAAATGCCAatgctgattttttttcattttttaggaAGTAATAACATTGCCTCAAATGAATACTAAAATGGAATGTTGAAGTCGGTGTAACTGCTTTATAATTTGAACACGATTCTCattcttaattatttttgtgcACAGCCTACGGGGGAAAGCTATGCCCACCCAAAGCTATGTTTCTTTCATGTGGTGTTCAAGGTATGGTTTAATTCCTTTATTAGTTTTCCTTCATAGCTCCCATCTTGCTATTATAATGTTGCACTCATGTGATTTGGCAGGCAGCAGCGTTGGCTTTCTACATTCTTTCAgctctctttttcaatagctttGTCATCATTTTTGTGACCACTGTTCTTCTTGCTGCTCTTGATTTCTGGGTAGTCAAGAATGTAAGTGGGCGAATCTTGGTTGGTTTGAGGTGGTGGAATGAAATAAACGATGAGGGTGAGAGCGTGTGGAAATTTGAATGCCTTGACCAAGAGGTTAGTGGATCATATTTATTGCAGTTCCTAGTATTCATCAATTCCGGTTATCATACCATTACATCTTCCGTGAGAAGTTTTTTGGTAGATATCATGAGCCTTTACCCATGAATATCCAATCAACTGTGTCTAATAGATTGTTTATCCTTGTTTATAATAGTCATTAGCTCGGATGAACAAGAAGGATTCCTGGCTATTTTGGTGGACCCTTTACCTGACAGTAAGTAAATAGTACTGATCCTAGCATATTACAACAGATGTTAACCAGTCTTGGTCCCACCTTATCCCTTGTATAATATGCATTCATTAATTTAAAGACTTACATGGACAGAATAACGTACAGGTGGTTTTGACAAGTAAGTTAAATACCATGGTGAAATGTTGTTCTGAGTTTCTCTTCACAGTGTCCTTGTTCCGAAGTTGTAAGCAATGAAAACGTATTTTCTCATGTAGTCATGTTCATAGTGTCTTGGGTTGTTCTTCCA
It encodes:
- the LOC131325597 gene encoding Golgi apparatus membrane protein-like protein ECHIDNA isoform X2 yields the protein MDLIPPTGESYAHPKLCFFHVVFKAAALAFYILSALFFNSFVIIFVTTVLLAALDFWVVKNVSGRILVGLRWWNEINDEGESVWKFECLDQESLARMNKKDSWLFWWTLYLTAGAWIVLGVFSLIRFEADYLLVVGVCLTLSIANIVGFTRCRKDAKKQFQAFASQTIASRFSSTIQSAFSVV
- the LOC131325597 gene encoding Golgi apparatus membrane protein-like protein ECHIDNA isoform X1 yields the protein MSNSVVQCLGFVVLFVFAAVEKISFGFLVPTGESYAHPKLCFFHVVFKAAALAFYILSALFFNSFVIIFVTTVLLAALDFWVVKNVSGRILVGLRWWNEINDEGESVWKFECLDQESLARMNKKDSWLFWWTLYLTAGAWIVLGVFSLIRFEADYLLVVGVCLTLSIANIVGFTRCRKDAKKQFQAFASQTIASRFSSTIQSAFSVV